The Humulus lupulus chromosome 4, drHumLupu1.1, whole genome shotgun sequence genome has a window encoding:
- the LOC133830197 gene encoding cytochrome P450 71AP13-like, with protein sequence MTLLEYLREPTFQISSILFLAIFLKYFIFKKKPTQKQGFNLPPSPPKLPIIGNLHQFGTTAPHISLRNLSRKYGPIFYLKLGHIPTVIISSAKLAKEAFKIHDLSFASRPRVIAAEYLFYKCTDMVFSPYGAYWRYIRKVCILEVLSAKRVHSFKFVREEEVVRLVRRLSEPYPATVNMSKMLGLYANDVLCRAAFGRDFSEGGDYDRQGFQEMLEEYQELLGGLSFGDFFPSMDFVLTLTGMKSRLVRTFKRFDQLFDRIIAEHLDPKRVTEDTKDIVDVLLDIQKGSGEMPVTMDNVKALILDMFAAGTDTTFIVLDWAMTELIINPKALEEAQAELQSVLGERKVVLESDLSELNYMKAIIKETFRLHPPAPVLVPRESLEHVTMEGYDIPVKTRIFVNAWAIGRDPETWEDPDTFKPERFLNSSIDFRDQDYELIPFGAGRRVCPAITFGTAVVEIALAQLLHSFDWELPTGVTPKDLDMTEVFGITMHRKVGLEVLAKPRFS encoded by the exons ATGACTCTCCTTGAATATCTAAGAGAGCCCACCTTTCAAATCTCATCGATCTTGTTTCTTGCTATTTTTCTCAAGTACTTCATCTTTAAGAAGAAGCCAACCCAAAAACAAGGGTTCAATCTCCCTCCGAGCCCTCCAAAGCTACCAATCATAGGAAACCTTCACCAATTCGGAACCACCGCTCCTCACATCTCTCTCCGCAACTTGTCACGAAAATACGGTCCAATATTCTACTTAAAGCTCGGTCACATCCCTACTGTCATCATATCATCGGCCAAACTAGCCAAAGAAGCTTTCAAAATCCATGATCTCTCTTTCGCAAGCCGGCCTCGGGTTATCGCCGCCGAGTATCTCTTTTACAAGTGTACTGACATGGTGTTTTCGCCTTACGGTGCTTATTGGAGGTATATTCGAAAAGTTTGCATACTAGAGGTTCTTAGTGCCAAAAGGGTCCATTCTTTCAAGTTTGTTAGAGAAGAAGAAGTGGTTCGTTTGGTTCGGAGGCTTTCGGAGCCTTATCCTGCCACCGTCAACATGAGCAAGATGCTTGGACTGTATGCGAATGATGTTCTTTGTAGGGCTGCGTTCGGTAGAGACTTTTCGGAGGGAGGAGACTACGACAGGCAAGGTTTTCAAGAGATGCTTGAAGAGTATCAAGAGTTGCTTGGAGGGCTTAGTTTTGGAGATTTCTTCCCTTCCATGGATTTTGTTCTCACATTGACGGGAATGAAATCGAGACTGGTTCGCACCTTTAAGCGATTTGATCAGCTTTTCGATCGGATTATAGCTGAACATCTTGATCCCAAGAGAGTGACAGAAGATACTAAGGACATTGTGGATGTCTTACTTGATATTCAGAAAGGATCTGGTGAGATGCCTGTCACTATGGATAATGTCAAGGCTCTTATTCTG GACATGTTTGCCGCAGGAACTGACACAACCTTCATAGTCCTTGATTGGGCCATGACGGAATTGATCATTAACCCCAAAGCTCTAGAAGAAGCACAAGCTGAACTTCAAAGCGTTTTGGGAGAAAGAAAAGTGGTTTTAGAGAGTGATTTGTCTGAACTGAACTACATGAAAGCAATCATCAAAGAGACGTTTAGACTACACCCACCTGCGCCAGTGTTAGTCCCTAGAGAATCCCTAGAGCATGTCACCATGGAAGGGTACGACATTCCAGTCAAGACAAGGATCTTTGTCAATGCTTGGGCAATTGGAAGAGACCCGGAAACTTGGGAAGATCCAGACACGTTTAAACCAGAGAGATTTCTGAATAGCAGCATTGACTTCAGAGACCAAGATTATGAACTCATACCTTTTGGAGCTGGCAGAAGAGTATGCCCTGCTATTACATTTGGGACCGCTGTTGTTGAGATTGCTCTTGCTCAGCTTCTCCATAGCTTTGATTGGGAACTTCCTACTGGTGTTACACCCAAAGATTTGGATATGACTGAAGTTTTTGGTATCACAATGCATAGAAAAGTTGGCTTGGAAGTCCTTGCCAAGCCGCGCTTTTCTTGA
- the LOC133830198 gene encoding uncharacterized protein LOC133830198, producing MENHNQSCTAIPQTSTGPSVCMGGPSHNETFFPPTNLPHDDGYEYEPYVNDDPVALFGDDDERVEGCSSSDDNSEDQLSMLHVVQVDNLNVRPLPSRQESQGRRTAGSESSRPTTQDDGNRWSSPAYTAEDIPCPSYVIPTLSGVSCGVIEVGKVFENKLELKTKAHLYAMKQNFEFVVKKSGTEVWYITCKDPDCGWRLRGKRIPKSDMFEITRFTNKHTCSLDLRHKGHRQATPWVIGHCIKKKYQTGSNAYMANNIREDIKNDYGIELSYGKAWRCREKALSYVRGTLEASYQKLPSYLFMLQQKNPGTLTDFVTEEDRFKYCFFSLGVSRRGFRTCRPVLCVDGTFLKTKYGGQMLCAVALDANNHLYPVAFGIVDSENHDSWKYFMSKLKEAIGEVEDLAFVSDRHASITHALETIFPDAYHGACYHHISMNVVAKFKTDHCHVLMYNAAYAFRKFEFHANFEKIKSKDPAIAQYLEGMGFDKWSRAYFPGNRYNIMTSNYAESFNNKTRDARSFPITTFVEFIHFTLQSWFCNRRETSEKTTTTLAPTYEKNLVDMAEKAQFLIPYAIGRHEFHVLDGELNGEVDLLNKTCTCGVFQIIGIPCAHALSGSLKRGVNFYSLCSDYYKIETWRSSYTESIYPTGNEEEWIVPHDIMTITVRTPAQKNPVGRPKKKQGRPKTKRHPSNGDKLVVPRKCSTCGGLGHNRATCKVRV from the exons ATGGAAAATCATAATCAATCATGCACGGCTATTCCACAAACATCTACTGGGCCAAGTGTATGCATGGGAGGTCCTAGTCATAATGAAACCTTTTTTCCCCCAACAAATCTCCCGCATGATGATGGGTATGAGTATGAgccttatgtcaatgacgatccagttgccctttttggtgatgatgatgaaagagttGAGGGGTGCAGTAGTTCTGATGATAACTCAGAGGATCAGTTGTCGATGCTACATGTGGTTCAAGTAGATAATTTAAATGTACGACCATTGCCAAGTCGTCAAGAAAGCCAAGGACGGAGGACTGCTGGATCAGAGAGCAGTCGTCCAACTACACAAGATGATGgaaatagatggagttctccagcgtatactgctgaagatatcccatgcccctcttatgttatccccacgttatctggggtgagttgtggagtaatagaagttgggaaagtttttgagaacaagttagagttgaagacgaaggcacacttgtatgcaatgaagcagaacttcgagtttgtggtgaagaagtcaggtactgaagtttggtatatcacttgcaaggatcctgattgtgggtggagattgagggggaagagaattcctaaatctgatatgttcgagataactcgtttcaccaacaaacacacttgctcacttgacctccgacataaaggccatcgccaagctacaccttgggttattggtcattgcataaagaaaaaatatcagactggatcgaatgcgtacatggcaaacaacataagagaggacattaagaatgattatggcattgagttatcatatggaaaagcttggagatgtcgagagaaggctctttcttatgtcagagggacactggAAGCATCCTACCAGAAGTTACCATCGTACCTGTTCATGCTTCAACAGAAAAATCCCGGGACGTTGACAGATTTTGTCACTGAGGAAGATCGATTCAAATATTGCTTTTTCTCACTCGGAGTTAGTAGAAGAGGGTTTCGTACATGTCGTCCTGTGTTATGTGTGGACGGTACCTTTTTAAAGACAAAATACGGTGGGCAGATGTTATGTGCAGTCGCACTGGATGCAAATAACCATCTATATCCAGTTGCATTTGGTATTGTGGATAGTGAGAATCatgattcttggaagtatttcatgtcaaAGCTAAAAGAAGCGATTGGGGAAGTCGAGGACCTGGCGTTTGTATCTGACAGGCATGCAAGTATTACACATGCCTTGGAAACTATTTTCCCCGATGCCTATCACGGTgcttgctaccaccacattagtatgaatgtggttgctaaattcaagactgaTCATTGTCATGTGTTGATGTATAATGCGGCATATGCTTTTAGGAAATTCGAGTTCCACGCTAACTtcgaaaaaatcaaatcaaaagacccagccattgctcaatacctagaaggaatgggttttgataagtggtcccgtgcttactttcctggaaatag gtataatataatgacaagcaattacgctgaaagtttcaacaataagACCCGGGACGCTAGGAGCTTTCCGATAACTACATTCGTCGAATTTATTCACTTCACACTACAGTCCTGGTTCTGTAATAGGAGAGAAACTAGCGAGAAGACAACTACCACTCTTGCACCGACCTATGAGAAAAATTTGGTGGATATGGCTGAGAAAGCTCAATTCTTGATTCCTTATGCAATAGGGAGGCATGAGTTCCATGTGTTAGATGGTGAGCTGAATGGTGAAGTCGACCTCCTGAATAAGACATGCACATGCGGCGTGTTTCAGATTATTGGTATCCCATGTGCTCATGCACTATCTGGATCCCTTAAGCGAGGGGTGAACTTTTATTCGTTGTGTTCAGATTACTATAAAATTGAGACATGGAGGTCCTCTTACACAGAATCTATATATCCTACTGGTAACGAGGAAGAGTGGATTGTTCCACATGACATTATGACAATAACAGTGAGAACACCTGCGCAGAAAAACCCGgttggtcgtccaaagaagaaacaaggtaggcCTAAGACGAAACGCCATCCTTCCAATGGAGATAAATTGGTTGTTCCACGCAAGTGCAGCACTTGTGGAGGTCTAGGCCATAATAGGGCAACTTGTAAAGTTCGTGTTTGA